A genomic window from Pirellulales bacterium includes:
- a CDS encoding PQQ-dependent sugar dehydrogenase, with amino-acid sequence MNEPPSGHDLLIDVQVLGFDLACAEQFGKVRGSLFQKGISIPTAPVPDSLVADALMPRISVSHIATLVFSFAGLLTSATVGQAAGKRGDYEQHALTHAGDAGRGRALFADEKLTKCALCHKVQGQGGDVGPDLSHIGGKFDRPHLVESLLEPSRQIVEGFRTSVIATVDGQTLTGIVREQSAETIVLFDAGGVKHVVPAAKVEHRETSPVSLMPQGLEELLTREQFTDLIAYLDTLRADKNAPFGAGTFQGKILRINPDGTVPGDNPFLAETKGKYAAIWARGLRNPFTFAVRPSSGELFINDVGGKFEELNVGLPGANYGWPVVEHGPTSDARFRGPVHWYPQASISGGAFAPADSGWPTAYRGRYFFADFVHGWIRSLDPDHPESVATFVSGLRRPVDLRFMPDGRLLVLLRNAWVIDDKFQPGTGTLLQIRPAYSSSGRD; translated from the coding sequence GTGAATGAGCCACCTTCTGGACACGACCTGCTCATCGACGTGCAGGTGCTCGGTTTCGACCTCGCCTGCGCCGAGCAGTTTGGCAAGGTTCGGGGCAGCCTCTTTCAGAAGGGCATTTCGATTCCTACTGCACCTGTTCCAGACAGTCTGGTCGCCGACGCACTGATGCCACGAATTTCAGTTTCGCATATCGCAACGCTTGTTTTTTCATTCGCGGGTCTGCTGACGTCGGCCACAGTCGGTCAAGCCGCAGGGAAGCGGGGGGACTACGAGCAGCACGCGCTCACGCACGCGGGCGATGCCGGCCGCGGCCGAGCGCTGTTCGCCGACGAAAAACTCACCAAGTGCGCCCTGTGCCATAAGGTGCAAGGCCAAGGCGGCGACGTCGGTCCCGACCTTTCGCACATCGGGGGCAAGTTCGACCGGCCGCACCTCGTCGAGTCGCTGCTGGAACCCTCGCGGCAGATCGTCGAAGGCTTTCGCACCAGCGTGATCGCCACCGTCGACGGCCAAACGTTGACGGGCATCGTTCGCGAGCAGTCGGCCGAAACGATCGTGCTCTTCGACGCGGGCGGCGTGAAGCACGTCGTGCCCGCCGCCAAGGTCGAGCACCGCGAAACAAGTCCCGTCTCGCTCATGCCGCAGGGACTGGAAGAGTTGCTCACGCGCGAGCAATTCACCGACCTGATCGCTTATCTCGATACGCTTCGGGCAGACAAAAACGCTCCGTTTGGGGCGGGGACCTTCCAGGGCAAAATCCTGCGGATTAACCCGGACGGCACGGTTCCCGGCGACAATCCCTTTCTGGCCGAAACCAAGGGCAAGTACGCCGCGATCTGGGCACGCGGGCTGCGCAATCCGTTTACCTTCGCCGTCCGCCCATCCAGCGGCGAGCTATTCATCAACGACGTGGGCGGGAAGTTCGAGGAGCTCAACGTCGGCCTGCCGGGCGCAAACTACGGCTGGCCCGTCGTGGAGCATGGCCCGACCAGCGACGCGCGCTTTCGCGGCCCGGTCCACTGGTATCCGCAGGCCTCGATCTCGGGCGGCGCCTTTGCACCGGCCGACTCGGGCTGGCCAACTGCCTACCGCGGGCGTTACTTCTTTGCCGATTTCGTTCACGGTTGGATCCGATCGCTCGATCCCGACCATCCCGAGAGCGTAGCCACGTTCGTCAGCGGTCTGCGCCGGCCGGTCGACCTGCGCTTCATGCCCGACGGCCGGCTGCTCGTGTTGCTGCGCAACGCCTGGGTGATCGACGACAAGTTCCAGCCGGGCACCGGCACGCTGCTGCAAATAAGACCGGCTTATTCCTCGTCCGGCCGCGACTGA